In the genome of Desulfofarcimen acetoxidans DSM 771, one region contains:
- a CDS encoding IS110 family transposase produces the protein MTISLHVGIDIGKNKNVACFMKLDGTILLKKLVFDNSISGAESLASKTKELSIKDSFDHVVFGMEATSLYHFHLMNYLLITEELKPYRPTVYQLNARSIKNFKKSYPPKGKNDAYDAYIIAEKLRHGRLPKPYEVDEMYLPLQRLTRYRFHLVGSLVREKSYFLTMLFMKFSNYGDVFSDIFGATSMSIITDFFGPEEIINTPLEDLVQLLVDKGNKQFSNPETLATELKRICRESYRMSPKLTDSVNLILETSMNNIRFFEQTIRKLDSVIARDMAKLSNPLMSIKGIGPVFSAGIISEIGDINKFEDQSQLAKFSGITWNSNQSGEFDGEDKPLNRAGNRYLRYYLIEAADSLRRHNDEYRAYYQKKFQESKKHAHKRAQVLTARKFVRPVFSLLSKNQLYRSDRG, from the coding sequence ATGACAATATCCTTGCATGTTGGCATTGATATTGGTAAGAATAAGAATGTGGCTTGCTTTATGAAATTAGACGGAACGATTTTGTTGAAAAAGTTAGTTTTCGATAACTCCATTTCAGGTGCCGAGAGTTTGGCATCTAAAACTAAAGAGTTATCGATTAAAGATAGCTTTGATCATGTTGTTTTTGGAATGGAAGCTACTTCTTTATACCACTTTCACTTGATGAATTATTTACTAATCACCGAAGAATTAAAGCCATACAGGCCTACAGTTTACCAACTCAATGCCAGAAGTATCAAGAACTTCAAGAAGTCTTATCCTCCAAAGGGCAAGAACGATGCATATGACGCTTATATCATAGCTGAAAAACTAAGACACGGCAGATTACCTAAACCTTACGAGGTTGATGAGATGTATCTTCCGCTACAGCGACTGACCCGTTACAGGTTTCACCTGGTGGGTTCACTTGTGCGAGAAAAAAGTTATTTTTTAACTATGTTGTTTATGAAATTTAGTAATTATGGTGATGTATTCAGTGATATCTTTGGAGCCACCAGCATGTCTATTATTACCGATTTTTTTGGCCCGGAAGAAATTATTAATACACCACTTGAAGACTTGGTTCAATTGCTTGTGGATAAAGGAAATAAGCAATTTTCTAACCCTGAAACATTGGCTACTGAGCTAAAACGAATTTGCCGTGAATCCTACCGGATGAGTCCGAAGCTCACGGATTCGGTTAATCTGATTCTTGAAACCAGTATGAATAATATCCGCTTTTTTGAGCAAACCATCCGCAAATTGGACAGTGTGATTGCCAGGGATATGGCCAAGCTCTCGAATCCATTGATGTCAATCAAGGGAATTGGGCCAGTGTTTTCCGCCGGCATTATCTCTGAAATTGGGGATATTAACAAGTTCGAAGATCAGTCCCAGTTAGCTAAATTTTCAGGTATCACCTGGAATAGCAATCAATCCGGCGAATTTGACGGTGAAGATAAACCCCTGAATAGGGCTGGAAACCGGTATCTCAGGTATTATCTGATAGAAGCTGCGGACAGTTTGAGGAGACATAATGACGAGTACCGAGCTTACTATCAAAAAAAATTTCAAGAATCAAAAAAACATGCCCATAAACGAGCTCAGGTTCTTACAGCTAGGAAGTTTGTAAGGCCGGTTTTTTCCTTACTTTCAAAGAACCAGCTTTACAGGTCGGACAGGGGATAG
- a CDS encoding dynamin family protein yields MEYGDQISVQVCFKDGNSREIGIKDLPLFVTEEKNPENEKQVRYVTVTYPSDYLKDGLILIDTPGVGSIYRNNDDETYSYLPKMDAAIFLISVDPPISRAEIEFLQAINQYSAKTFFILNKIDYLDDSGVEEALRFSEKVLSSHAKFDNPVICPLSAKFALEGRIKGDEEMLEKSRLPQFNQILRDFLMKEKGNTIIGVGVTKALNAVSELSMGINLEVKALNTPVHELLEKIDLFDQAILKMHQEQQDNMYILDGEIKKLLQELEAIINLYKEERIRFFDKEIERLNQEYKDLSSRRLMEQITGYVNMETEKILNQWLPEVEAEVIRKYEKMVSRFIDKTNHLLKVVIHQAAEIFDIPVMGFTGVETLQEYGSLFYSIGEEITSMYYYIDAVKMQSLLPRFISGQIILKELHKKTENQLDKNCGRIRHHLAEKVEVSSRRFKVLLEGKINSAISGTKEALKRAVDKKRESENEITLTENSLQKTLGQLDEIKRKLLTIKQEITTI; encoded by the coding sequence ATGGAGTATGGCGATCAGATAAGTGTTCAGGTATGTTTTAAGGACGGAAACTCAAGAGAAATAGGTATAAAGGATCTTCCCCTGTTTGTTACTGAGGAAAAGAATCCGGAAAACGAGAAACAGGTTCGTTACGTTACAGTCACCTATCCTTCTGATTATTTAAAAGATGGACTGATATTGATTGATACGCCAGGTGTTGGTTCAATTTACCGGAATAATGATGACGAAACATATAGTTATTTACCCAAAATGGATGCCGCTATTTTTCTTATCTCTGTTGATCCCCCAATAAGTCGGGCAGAAATTGAATTTTTACAGGCTATTAATCAATATTCGGCCAAGACTTTTTTTATATTAAATAAAATTGATTATTTAGATGATTCCGGTGTGGAGGAGGCCTTAAGGTTTTCTGAAAAAGTACTGTCTTCCCACGCAAAGTTTGATAACCCGGTTATTTGCCCGTTATCGGCTAAGTTTGCCCTGGAGGGTAGGATAAAAGGTGATGAGGAGATGCTGGAAAAAAGCAGACTCCCACAATTCAACCAAATACTGCGGGATTTTTTAATGAAGGAAAAGGGTAATACAATTATTGGGGTAGGCGTAACCAAAGCTTTAAATGCTGTATCAGAACTCAGTATGGGTATTAATTTGGAAGTTAAGGCTTTAAATACGCCTGTTCATGAGTTGTTGGAGAAAATTGATTTGTTTGACCAGGCTATACTTAAAATGCACCAGGAACAACAGGACAATATGTATATTCTTGATGGGGAGATTAAAAAACTTCTACAAGAATTAGAAGCAATTATTAATCTATATAAGGAAGAGAGAATACGTTTCTTCGATAAAGAGATTGAGAGATTGAATCAAGAATATAAGGATTTGTCTTCTCGCCGGCTAATGGAACAAATAACCGGGTATGTCAATATGGAAACTGAAAAAATCCTCAATCAATGGCTCCCTGAGGTAGAGGCTGAAGTTATTCGTAAATACGAGAAAATGGTTAGCCGTTTTATTGATAAGACAAACCATCTGCTGAAAGTAGTTATACACCAGGCGGCTGAAATTTTTGACATACCGGTTATGGGTTTTACCGGAGTGGAAACACTTCAGGAATATGGTAGCTTGTTTTATTCTATTGGTGAAGAAATAACCTCTATGTACTATTATATTGATGCTGTTAAAATGCAATCATTATTGCCCAGGTTTATTTCCGGCCAAATAATTTTAAAAGAGTTGCATAAGAAAACTGAAAACCAACTTGACAAAAATTGCGGGCGCATCAGACATCACCTGGCAGAAAAGGTCGAGGTAAGCAGTAGGCGTTTTAAAGTCTTGCTGGAGGGTAAGATTAACTCTGCTATTTCAGGTACTAAGGAGGCACTAAAACGCGCCGTGGATAAAAAACGAGAGAGTGAAAATGAGATAACTTTAACAGAAAATTCTTTGCAGAAAACGTTAGGACAGTTGGACGAAATCAAGCGAAAACTGTTAACAATAAAGCAAGAAATCACTACTATATAG
- a CDS encoding RNA-guided endonuclease TnpB family protein, whose translation MKWSIIYHDKPVVLPSLDNNRILGIDLDVDNLAACASTTGHVLLIDGKQLKAANQWYNKERARLQSIKDLHNIKSETYKLAALAVSRENFITDYLRKAAKHIVEFSISLEIGTVVVGVNKEQKRGVNIGLVNNQNFVQIPLWKFRRVLKNICDKYGITYIEVEESYTSKASFLDKDFLPEYDPANKNEYTFSGRRIKRGLYRTKNGCVIHADINGAANIIRKYRSDGDFSVLDKGILLNPYRVQVLNTPHHR comes from the coding sequence TTGAAGTGGAGTATAATCTATCATGACAAGCCAGTAGTGCTGCCTTCCCTGGATAACAATCGCATCCTGGGCATAGATCTGGATGTAGATAACCTGGCTGCCTGTGCATCCACCACCGGGCATGTCTTATTAATTGACGGCAAGCAACTCAAGGCCGCCAACCAGTGGTATAACAAAGAAAGAGCCAGACTGCAGTCGATTAAAGACCTGCACAACATTAAGAGTGAAACCTACAAGCTGGCTGCTCTTGCCGTATCCCGGGAAAACTTTATCACCGACTACTTGCGGAAAGCTGCCAAACATATTGTGGAATTCAGTATCTCCCTGGAGATTGGCACCGTGGTAGTTGGTGTAAATAAGGAACAAAAGCGGGGAGTCAACATTGGCCTTGTTAACAACCAGAACTTTGTACAAATCCCCCTCTGGAAGTTCCGGCGTGTTCTGAAAAACATCTGCGATAAGTACGGTATCACCTATATTGAGGTAGAGGAAAGCTACACCAGTAAAGCCAGCTTCCTTGATAAGGATTTTTTGCCGGAGTACGATCCCGCGAACAAAAATGAATACACCTTCAGCGGTAGACGGATTAAGCGGGGGTTGTATCGAACAAAAAACGGTTGTGTTATTCATGCCGACATCAACGGTGCAGCGAATATCATCCGCAAGTACCGGTCGGATGGGGATTTTTCCGTCCTGGATAAGGGTATATTATTAAATCCCTACCGGGTGCAGGTTCTAAATACACCCCACCACCGGTAG
- the eno gene encoding phosphopyruvate hydratase: MSKIQQVIAREILDSRGNPTIEVDVVLENGSRGRAAVPSGASTGTREALELRDGDKDRFHGKGVLRAVENVNREIAQEINGLDAVDQRGLDHLMIKLDGTENKERLGANAILGVSLAVARAAADFFGVPLYQYLGGMGAWELPVPMMNIVNGGQHADNIIDTQEFMIVPAGFTDYKSALRAGSETFHSLKALLKENGYSTAVGDEGGFAPNIESTEKALQFIIQAIERAGYHPGKEIFLALDVAASEFYKGGRYHFEGKVLNSGAMIDYYGDLLGKYPIITLEDGLSEEDWAGWEKLTQKLGSKVQLVGDDIFVTNPAIFKKGIERSIGNAILIKLNQIGTLTETMETCKLAKEHRYRTVVSHRSGETDDTFISDLVVGLSLGQIKTGSLSRGERVAKYNQLLRIEEQIQSPAFAGPVLLKELNRV, encoded by the coding sequence ATGTCAAAGATTCAGCAAGTCATTGCCAGAGAAATCCTTGATTCAAGGGGGAACCCAACGATAGAGGTGGATGTTGTATTGGAAAACGGGAGCCGGGGCCGGGCTGCTGTTCCCTCCGGTGCCTCCACTGGTACACGAGAGGCACTGGAGCTAAGGGATGGGGACAAGGATCGTTTTCATGGTAAAGGAGTTCTTAGAGCAGTAGAAAACGTCAACCGGGAAATTGCCCAAGAAATCAACGGTCTAGATGCAGTGGATCAGCGAGGGTTGGATCATCTTATGATCAAGCTTGATGGTACCGAAAACAAAGAGCGCTTAGGGGCAAATGCCATCCTGGGGGTTTCCCTGGCAGTAGCCAGAGCTGCAGCGGATTTTTTTGGGGTACCTCTTTATCAGTATCTGGGAGGGATGGGAGCCTGGGAATTACCGGTGCCTATGATGAATATAGTTAATGGTGGGCAGCATGCCGACAACATCATTGACACCCAAGAGTTCATGATTGTACCGGCAGGTTTTACTGATTACAAATCAGCCTTGCGTGCCGGGTCTGAGACCTTTCACTCTTTGAAAGCACTCTTAAAAGAAAATGGCTATAGTACAGCCGTGGGGGATGAAGGAGGTTTTGCACCGAATATCGAGTCCACCGAAAAAGCTTTGCAATTTATCATACAAGCTATTGAAAGGGCGGGGTACCATCCAGGAAAGGAAATTTTTCTCGCCTTAGATGTAGCTGCCAGCGAATTTTACAAGGGAGGCAGATATCATTTTGAGGGAAAGGTGTTAAACAGTGGGGCAATGATTGATTATTACGGAGATCTTCTTGGCAAATATCCCATTATTACCTTAGAAGATGGCTTATCCGAGGAAGACTGGGCCGGTTGGGAAAAACTTACCCAAAAACTAGGCTCCAAGGTACAACTGGTGGGGGACGATATTTTTGTCACCAACCCGGCCATCTTTAAGAAGGGTATTGAGCGGAGCATTGGTAATGCTATTTTAATCAAGTTAAACCAGATTGGTACCTTAACTGAAACAATGGAAACCTGCAAACTGGCCAAGGAACACCGTTACCGTACCGTGGTTTCGCACCGCTCAGGGGAAACCGATGACACCTTCATCAGTGACCTGGTGGTGGGACTGTCCCTGGGGCAGATTAAGACAGGTTCTTTGAGCCGGGGCGAGCGGGTAGCCAAGTACAATCAGTTATTACGCATTGAGGAGCAAATTCAAAGCCCGGCTTTTGCTGGTCCGGTACTTTTGAAAGAGTTAAATCGAGTTTAA
- a CDS encoding PEP/pyruvate-binding domain-containing protein has product MNSYVLGFQEINKTKLAIVGGKGANLGELSRIKGIQMPEGFCVTTEAYKEIIGNNEEFNSLLDRLSLLKADNREGISEISAKIRKFNKVCDGRIIDKKISTKKLAIYALKEGGTEEEKIEADRQNRQTLTDEQALELEKTGRQIEAYFGRPQDIEWCLYENKFFIVQRRPITTLYPIPDVQDGKNHVYMSFSHQQMMTDAMKPLGLSGRRRIYTICLSRNSGRPFVQTSWITAS; this is encoded by the coding sequence ATGAATTCCTATGTACTTGGTTTTCAGGAAATCAATAAAACCAAACTTGCGATAGTCGGAGGCAAAGGTGCCAACCTGGGGGAGCTATCCAGGATTAAGGGGATACAAATGCCAGAGGGCTTTTGCGTTACTACCGAAGCGTATAAAGAAATTATTGGGAATAACGAGGAGTTTAATTCACTGCTGGACCGACTGTCCCTTCTAAAAGCGGACAACAGAGAAGGCATCAGTGAAATCAGTGCTAAAATCCGCAAGTTCAATAAGGTGTGTGACGGCAGGATCATTGATAAGAAGATATCCACAAAGAAGCTGGCAATCTATGCCTTAAAAGAAGGCGGTACGGAGGAGGAAAAAATTGAGGCCGACCGTCAGAACAGACAGACGCTGACAGACGAGCAAGCTTTGGAGCTTGAGAAGACAGGCAGACAAATTGAAGCCTATTTCGGCCGTCCGCAGGATATTGAATGGTGCCTGTATGAAAATAAATTCTTTATCGTCCAGAGGCGTCCCATCACCACCTTATACCCCATACCGGACGTACAGGACGGGAAAAACCATGTGTATATGTCTTTCAGCCATCAGCAGATGATGACCGATGCCATGAAACCATTGGGGTTATCCGGGAGAAGGAGGATATATACTATCTGTCTTTCGAGGAACTCCGGGAGGCCGTTCGTACAAACCAGCTGGATTACGGCATCATAA
- a CDS encoding diguanylate cyclase domain-containing protein, whose translation MFVTVGYSDNPDSVVAGRHAAQIALSKANREERCDLVLLFCTARHNQRLLRNAVAEVVGNKSCIYGGGAVGVITNEYFGYAGDQVGIALFWFEDSKCTILTEEGLQESERKTGVRLGERLAQIGTTQVSPVVLFYDAIDRSKGDLRLLMATWLLDGLENGLGFLPDLIGAGMQGDHLGSETQQYFGNRMSVHSAIALTFSDDIQMNSVIMHGCHPASPYYTVTKADGPVILEINGKPALQFMDELLGSAISQEYYPFFLLLGINQGERWSEYDENNYASRLCLGIDKERNGIVMFEPDMVEGTEFRLMYRSLDLDYMKPKINALFEQIDGQEALFAMYIDCAGRCAGYGGVDMEDAILIQEAVDNRIPLLGIYTGVEIASIGGRPRGLDWTGVFCIFTKKKAGKGNSVKHENKHVWNRKNIGIRQNREIPLDAVVKLCEQNAAKILSLDAQSISIRHELEQKRRGFGLLSELSVYLQQGAGDDDIFLHVTQRINSALNMQRTVVLFPNDKSLFVPHILQGYPEELKEKITELQIKIDASFLEPESPVLVTAADDDTKLSDFREILKLEYFISTPIVVKNEVVAILITGRMTEAVPFLSRLSLSDVETVQAISTLLASAWVYRRWNDADKLAQTDGLTGLLNRGALELQTIKALKNCLSSGKICTFIIIDLDHFKQVNDTYGHLEGDAALKALAQALRQTFRATDIVARIGGDEFAVFCTFCDNVEQITRRVSRLIENWNHTPLVTTTGAEFYSSLSIGISVAPHNGTTYTELFQSADNALYCSKQRGRNQFTVSGSDEAMSKFSPT comes from the coding sequence GTGTTTGTAACAGTTGGATACAGTGATAATCCTGATAGTGTGGTCGCCGGAAGGCACGCAGCACAGATTGCTTTGTCAAAAGCCAATCGAGAAGAAAGATGTGATTTGGTTTTACTTTTCTGTACTGCAAGGCATAATCAGAGGCTGCTCCGCAACGCAGTAGCGGAGGTGGTGGGTAATAAGTCTTGCATATATGGAGGCGGCGCTGTAGGTGTTATAACCAATGAATATTTTGGCTATGCTGGCGACCAAGTTGGCATTGCGCTGTTTTGGTTTGAGGATAGCAAGTGTACCATTCTCACGGAGGAAGGATTGCAAGAAAGCGAACGAAAAACCGGCGTTCGCCTGGGTGAGCGCCTGGCCCAAATTGGAACAACGCAAGTCTCACCTGTTGTGCTGTTTTATGACGCGATAGACCGCTCGAAAGGCGACCTGCGCCTGCTGATGGCAACATGGCTTCTGGATGGTTTGGAAAATGGGCTGGGCTTCCTCCCTGACTTGATCGGCGCGGGTATGCAGGGCGATCACCTGGGTAGTGAAACCCAACAATACTTTGGCAACAGAATGAGCGTTCACAGTGCCATAGCCCTGACTTTCTCCGACGACATTCAGATGAACAGCGTGATCATGCACGGCTGTCATCCTGCTTCGCCTTATTATACAGTCACCAAAGCAGATGGCCCTGTTATTTTAGAAATCAACGGAAAACCGGCGCTACAGTTCATGGATGAGCTGCTTGGTTCCGCTATTTCGCAAGAATACTATCCTTTTTTCCTGCTGTTAGGCATCAATCAGGGAGAGCGTTGGAGTGAATATGATGAAAATAATTATGCCAGCCGATTGTGTTTGGGAATTGATAAAGAGCGCAACGGCATTGTCATGTTTGAACCGGATATGGTAGAAGGTACGGAGTTCCGGCTTATGTATCGCTCCCTGGATTTGGATTATATGAAGCCAAAAATCAACGCCCTCTTTGAACAAATTGACGGGCAAGAAGCTTTATTTGCCATGTATATCGATTGTGCAGGCCGATGTGCCGGCTATGGCGGCGTTGATATGGAAGATGCTATCTTAATACAGGAGGCCGTCGACAATCGTATTCCCTTGCTTGGGATATATACAGGAGTGGAAATCGCTTCAATCGGCGGACGACCGAGGGGATTGGATTGGACTGGTGTATTCTGTATCTTCACAAAAAAGAAAGCCGGCAAAGGTAACAGCGTTAAACATGAAAATAAGCATGTATGGAACAGGAAGAATATAGGCATCAGGCAAAATCGTGAAATTCCGTTGGATGCAGTAGTAAAGTTGTGCGAACAGAACGCCGCAAAAATATTGTCGTTGGACGCGCAGTCCATATCTATACGGCATGAGTTGGAACAAAAACGCCGTGGATTTGGCTTGCTGTCGGAACTATCCGTTTATTTACAGCAGGGTGCCGGTGATGATGATATTTTTCTGCATGTAACCCAGCGGATAAACTCGGCGCTGAATATGCAAAGGACAGTGGTGTTATTCCCCAATGACAAAAGTCTTTTTGTACCACACATTTTGCAGGGTTATCCAGAGGAATTAAAAGAGAAAATAACTGAATTGCAAATTAAAATTGACGCTTCTTTTCTTGAACCGGAAAGTCCGGTTTTGGTCACTGCGGCGGATGATGATACTAAGTTGTCAGATTTTCGGGAAATCTTGAAGCTAGAGTATTTTATCTCAACCCCTATCGTGGTCAAAAACGAAGTGGTAGCCATCCTGATCACTGGAAGAATGACGGAAGCTGTACCTTTTCTATCTCGACTAAGCCTCAGCGATGTGGAAACTGTTCAGGCAATCAGCACGCTTCTCGCTTCCGCTTGGGTATATCGACGCTGGAACGATGCCGACAAACTAGCGCAAACCGATGGTTTGACTGGTCTGCTAAACCGTGGCGCATTGGAACTGCAAACGATAAAGGCATTAAAGAACTGTTTGTCATCAGGAAAAATTTGCACCTTCATCATTATTGACTTGGACCATTTCAAACAAGTGAATGACACTTATGGACATTTGGAGGGAGATGCGGCATTGAAAGCCTTGGCACAGGCTTTACGACAGACTTTTCGCGCAACAGATATTGTGGCCCGAATAGGTGGCGATGAATTTGCAGTATTTTGTACTTTTTGTGATAATGTGGAGCAAATAACCAGAAGGGTTTCACGGCTAATAGAGAATTGGAACCATACTCCGCTTGTAACAACAACAGGCGCTGAGTTTTATTCTTCTCTTAGTATTGGCATTTCTGTCGCGCCACATAACGGAACCACCTATACCGAACTATTTCAAAGCGCCGATAACGCTTTGTACTGCTCAAAGCAGCGTGGACGCAACCAGTTTACGGTGAGCGGCAGTGACGAAGCAATGAGTAAATTTTCACCTACTTGA
- a CDS encoding acetate uptake transporter — MADDKIYEIRESSIADPGPLGLAAFALTTFVLSMANAGFIPATVKGVFLPLALFYGGGAQVLAGMWEYKKNNVFGATAFTTYGSFWIALGTLVLFEALKILDFKDQGNIAVGIFLVAFTIFTFYMWIGSFRLNNALIVVFTTLLITFILLDLAEFKFISAKIGGTMGIICAFSAWYTSAAGILNTVYKRVVLPIGPKSSSH; from the coding sequence ATGGCTGATGACAAGATTTATGAAATAAGAGAATCATCAATTGCTGATCCGGGTCCACTAGGTCTTGCTGCATTTGCTCTGACTACTTTTGTGTTAAGTATGGCTAATGCTGGTTTTATACCTGCAACAGTCAAAGGAGTTTTTTTACCATTGGCACTGTTTTATGGTGGTGGAGCACAGGTACTGGCCGGTATGTGGGAATACAAGAAGAATAATGTTTTTGGGGCAACGGCGTTCACTACTTATGGTTCTTTTTGGATTGCTTTAGGTACCTTAGTTCTTTTTGAAGCTTTAAAGATTCTTGATTTTAAGGATCAAGGAAATATAGCAGTCGGCATCTTCTTGGTCGCATTTACAATTTTTACATTTTATATGTGGATCGGTAGTTTTAGGCTTAATAATGCACTAATTGTAGTTTTTACAACCCTTTTAATTACTTTTATTTTACTTGATTTAGCTGAGTTTAAATTTATATCTGCAAAAATAGGTGGTACAATGGGTATAATTTGTGCCTTTAGTGCTTGGTATACATCTGCTGCTGGAATATTAAACACTGTTTATAAACGCGTAGTATTACCGATTGGTCCAAAATCATCGTCACACTAA
- a CDS encoding IS4 family transposase, producing MLWATKECGTANFGDTRLTHRLVSLVASLIEHPEKSLPEALGQWSDVKAAYRFFDNEKVTVEAIYDAHRKATIEKIKNQPVVLAIQDTTIFNYTLHREIKGLGPIGQAGLSGFFLHSCLAASAEGVPLGILAHRLWVRSLEPKEKTHKKRPIEDKESVRWIDVTREVAETVSPFTKVVMVGDRESDIFDLFLLASANQYDILVRAAWNCRIDQSHDYLWPVVESAPALGRTVINIPRADKRPERKAVVLTLQAATVTLKPPKHRGKEKLAAPTLNALLVHEQSPPEGEKPIEWMLLTTLPVTTIDDALQYLTWDTYRWRIERYHYILKSGCQVEKLQLETKDRLMRAIAVYSMVASQLLWLTYQARQTPDAPCTIVLSNSEWGALYAAIHKITILPDNPPNLQTAVLWIAKLGGFLGRKRDGYPGLKVLWRGFRRLQDLTTMWDLFHPSDTCG from the coding sequence ATGCTTTGGGCAACTAAAGAGTGCGGTACGGCTAACTTTGGTGATACCCGTCTCACTCATCGACTGGTTTCACTGGTTGCAAGCCTTATTGAGCATCCAGAAAAATCTTTGCCTGAAGCACTTGGTCAGTGGAGCGATGTCAAGGCTGCCTATCGTTTCTTTGATAACGAGAAAGTAACTGTTGAAGCCATATATGATGCACACAGAAAGGCCACTATAGAAAAAATCAAGAATCAACCGGTGGTTTTGGCCATCCAAGATACCACCATTTTCAACTATACCTTACATCGAGAAATAAAAGGGTTGGGACCTATCGGTCAAGCGGGTCTTTCCGGCTTCTTTCTACATTCTTGTCTTGCTGCATCCGCTGAAGGAGTTCCATTAGGAATCTTGGCCCATCGCTTATGGGTACGTTCACTAGAACCCAAGGAGAAAACACATAAAAAGCGACCTATCGAAGACAAGGAAAGTGTTCGCTGGATTGATGTTACCCGGGAAGTAGCCGAAACGGTTTCTCCCTTTACCAAAGTAGTAATGGTGGGTGACAGAGAAAGTGATATTTTTGACCTCTTTCTCCTAGCCAGTGCTAATCAGTATGATATCTTGGTCCGTGCCGCTTGGAACTGCCGCATTGATCAGTCGCATGATTACCTATGGCCTGTTGTTGAAAGCGCCCCGGCATTGGGCCGTACGGTTATCAATATACCACGTGCCGATAAGCGCCCGGAACGAAAGGCTGTTGTTCTTACTTTACAGGCTGCCACTGTTACCTTAAAACCACCGAAACATCGGGGGAAAGAAAAATTAGCTGCACCTACTCTTAATGCCCTGCTTGTTCATGAACAATCGCCACCCGAAGGAGAAAAGCCAATAGAGTGGATGCTGTTAACTACCCTGCCTGTTACTACCATTGATGATGCACTGCAATACTTAACCTGGGATACCTATCGCTGGCGGATTGAGCGGTATCATTATATTTTGAAAAGCGGTTGCCAAGTAGAAAAACTTCAATTAGAAACTAAAGACCGTCTTATGCGTGCTATTGCCGTGTATAGCATGGTAGCTTCTCAATTACTTTGGCTTACTTATCAAGCCAGGCAAACTCCTGATGCACCTTGCACAATTGTTCTTAGTAACAGTGAATGGGGTGCCCTTTACGCTGCTATTCATAAGATAACTATTTTACCCGATAACCCACCAAACTTACAAACAGCAGTACTTTGGATTGCCAAGCTTGGCGGTTTTCTCGGACGTAAAAGGGACGGTTACCCCGGCCTTAAGGTCCTCTGGCGTGGCTTCCGGCGTCTTCAAGATCTAACCACTATGTGGGATCTTTTTCATCCATCTGATACTTGTGGGTAA